One part of the Hyalangium ruber genome encodes these proteins:
- a CDS encoding immunity 52 family protein → MIETYYAGSYWLARPEAAPSCAQRAERFFHLLGHCDPAWTRWCEKADSFEEARQRQFTTDAANFQKLFAQRENRVSSGFSFHLWTGENLEETSVVDGSCGHPSPHFPSVCVLKPYEEGRLGERVLTAPVLTEVLRTMALAWDPEWGVATSEAHRQMAVKGFPDPGTFVGWVMYFSRLRGTVPPLPAPVRIEPVEDKGTLVILTPERFTASNPEHVTLAARVHELLDRAGLLRPLQPWQAG, encoded by the coding sequence ATGATCGAAACGTATTACGCTGGCTCCTATTGGCTCGCCCGGCCCGAAGCCGCCCCGTCTTGCGCACAGCGCGCGGAGCGTTTCTTCCACCTGCTGGGGCACTGTGATCCGGCGTGGACCCGCTGGTGTGAGAAGGCAGACTCCTTTGAGGAGGCGCGCCAACGCCAGTTCACGACAGACGCCGCGAACTTCCAGAAGCTGTTCGCACAGAGAGAGAATCGGGTCTCTTCTGGTTTCTCATTCCACCTGTGGACGGGTGAGAATTTGGAGGAGACGTCCGTCGTTGACGGCAGTTGCGGTCATCCCTCTCCCCATTTCCCATCCGTATGCGTGCTCAAGCCATACGAAGAGGGGCGCCTCGGGGAGCGAGTGCTGACTGCCCCGGTCTTGACCGAGGTGTTGCGCACCATGGCCCTGGCCTGGGATCCAGAGTGGGGAGTCGCGACCTCTGAGGCGCACCGTCAGATGGCCGTGAAGGGGTTCCCCGATCCAGGCACCTTCGTGGGCTGGGTGATGTACTTCTCGCGGCTGCGCGGCACAGTGCCCCCCCTGCCTGCCCCCGTGCGCATCGAGCCTGTGGAGGACAAGGGCACCCTCGTCATCCTCACACCCGAGCGGTTCACCGCTTCCAACCCGGAGCATGTGACGCTGGCCGCTCGGGTTCACGAACTGCTGGACCGTGCCGGGCTACTGCGGCCATTACAACCCTGGCAGGCAGGTTGA
- a CDS encoding glutathione S-transferase family protein, with amino-acid sequence MKLYFNPQSRATITKWMLDECGAPYELVPISLEKREHKTPEFLKINPAGKLPALVDGDAKLFENTAICLYLADKFPEAKLAPRIGDPQRGRYLSLMVYSTSQLEPAMGDSLMKLETPPQRGWTDFKTALDVVEGELGAGPFLFGDWFTAADVMIGSMFIWARRFGGTPDRPKLEAYVDRLLARPHGLKLGK; translated from the coding sequence ATGAAGCTCTACTTCAATCCCCAGAGTCGTGCGACCATCACCAAGTGGATGTTGGATGAGTGCGGTGCTCCGTACGAGCTCGTGCCCATCAGCCTCGAGAAGCGCGAGCACAAGACACCCGAGTTCTTGAAGATCAACCCCGCAGGCAAGCTGCCCGCGCTGGTGGATGGAGATGCCAAGCTCTTCGAGAACACGGCGATCTGTCTGTACCTGGCGGACAAGTTCCCCGAGGCCAAGCTGGCACCCCGGATCGGCGACCCTCAGCGCGGGCGCTACCTGTCGCTGATGGTGTACTCGACCTCGCAGCTCGAGCCGGCCATGGGGGACAGCTTGATGAAGCTCGAGACGCCTCCTCAGCGAGGGTGGACCGACTTCAAGACGGCCCTCGACGTCGTCGAAGGCGAGCTGGGCGCGGGTCCCTTCCTGTTCGGCGACTGGTTCACCGCGGCGGATGTGATGATCGGCTCGATGTTCATCTGGGCACGTCGGTTTGGTGGCACGCCGGATCGGCCCAAGCTGGAGGCCTACGTGGATCGCCTCCTGGCGCGTCCGCACGGACTCAAGCTGGGGAAGTGA
- a CDS encoding tetratricopeptide repeat protein, with amino-acid sequence MTLLYQRRMSDARLEQFKQMAAEFPDSPMAHFSLGKLLLERREYAEAVKSLEAATRLDPQYAAALVSLGDAYAGAGQNPQAREVLTRAREVALAQSHPSLAEEIDERLSDLS; translated from the coding sequence ATGACTCTCCTCTATCAGAGGCGCATGAGCGATGCCCGGTTGGAGCAGTTCAAGCAGATGGCGGCCGAGTTCCCTGACTCGCCCATGGCCCACTTCTCCCTCGGCAAGCTGCTGCTGGAGCGCCGGGAGTATGCCGAGGCGGTGAAGAGCCTCGAGGCGGCCACCCGGTTGGACCCCCAGTACGCGGCGGCCCTCGTCTCCCTGGGCGACGCCTACGCCGGGGCAGGGCAGAACCCGCAGGCCCGCGAGGTGCTCACCCGGGCGCGGGAGGTGGCGCTGGCCCAGAGCCACCCCAGCCTCGCCGAGGAGATCGACGAGCGGCTCTCGGACCTGTCGTAG
- a CDS encoding glutamate-5-semialdehyde dehydrogenase, which translates to MTVAKEDVRALAQAAREASRALAIASTEQKDAALRAMARHLRKAAPTLLAANAEDVAAARTAGKNAAFLDRLLLDTGRLESMARAVEAVADLKDPVGEVTETWKRPNGLKVAKVRLPLGVVLMIYESRPNVTSDAAALCLKSGNAVLLRGGSESARSNQAIAEALSAGLQEAGLPAHSVQVVPAGERESLLELLKLEGLIDLCIPRGGEGLIRFVAENARIPVVKHYQGVCHVYVHEAADLDMATRITVNAKASRPGVCNAAECLLVDRGVAEQFLPEVGRALVDKKVELRGCPTTVAVLTRAGVPVTPATEGDYGHEFLDLILAVRVVKDLDAALGHIARYGSEHTEAIVTEDEGVAGRFTREVTASGVMWNASTRFNDGGELGLGAEIGISTSRLHAFGPMGLRELTSQKYVVHGKGQVR; encoded by the coding sequence ATGACGGTTGCCAAGGAAGACGTGCGGGCCCTCGCCCAGGCCGCTCGGGAGGCCTCTCGGGCGCTCGCCATCGCCTCTACCGAACAGAAGGACGCCGCCCTGCGCGCCATGGCCCGCCACCTGCGCAAGGCCGCCCCCACCCTGCTCGCCGCCAACGCCGAGGACGTGGCCGCCGCGCGCACGGCGGGCAAGAACGCGGCCTTCCTGGACCGGCTCCTGCTGGACACGGGCCGCCTGGAGTCCATGGCCCGCGCCGTGGAAGCCGTGGCGGACCTGAAGGACCCGGTGGGCGAGGTGACGGAGACGTGGAAGCGCCCCAACGGGCTGAAGGTGGCCAAGGTGCGGCTGCCGCTGGGCGTGGTGCTGATGATCTACGAGTCGCGGCCCAACGTGACGAGCGACGCGGCGGCGCTGTGCCTCAAGAGCGGCAACGCGGTGCTGCTGCGCGGCGGCAGCGAGTCGGCGCGCTCCAACCAGGCCATCGCCGAGGCGCTCTCGGCGGGGCTCCAGGAGGCGGGGCTGCCGGCGCACAGCGTCCAGGTGGTGCCGGCGGGCGAGCGCGAGTCCCTGCTGGAGTTGCTGAAGCTGGAGGGCCTCATCGACCTGTGCATCCCCCGGGGCGGCGAGGGGCTCATCCGCTTCGTGGCGGAGAACGCCCGCATCCCCGTGGTGAAGCACTACCAGGGCGTCTGCCACGTCTACGTGCATGAGGCGGCGGACCTGGACATGGCCACGCGCATCACCGTCAACGCGAAGGCGAGCCGCCCCGGCGTGTGCAACGCGGCCGAGTGCCTGCTGGTGGACCGCGGGGTGGCCGAGCAGTTCCTGCCCGAGGTGGGACGTGCCCTGGTGGACAAGAAGGTGGAATTGCGCGGCTGCCCCACCACGGTGGCGGTGCTCACCCGCGCCGGAGTGCCGGTGACGCCGGCCACCGAAGGGGACTACGGGCACGAGTTCCTGGACCTCATCCTCGCGGTGCGGGTGGTGAAGGACCTGGACGCGGCGCTGGGACACATCGCCCGCTATGGCAGCGAGCACACCGAGGCCATCGTCACCGAGGACGAGGGGGTGGCGGGGCGCTTCACCCGGGAGGTGACGGCCAGCGGGGTGATGTGGAACGCCTCCACGCGCTTCAATGACGGGGGCGAGCTAGGACTGGGAGCGGAGATTGGAATCTCCACCAGCCGATTGCACGCCTTTGGACCGATGGGGCTGAGAGAATTGACGAGTCAAAAGTACGTCGTCCACGGCAAGGGGCAGGTGCGCTAG
- the rsfS gene encoding ribosome silencing factor: protein MALKKKKTSSPKAKSGAKKATGARKAPAAKKPAARKKTSPLKPPRRKKALLKAAPEVEAPAENPQAKALAHKVARLLLDKKATEVLVLDVRGMASYADYIVLASGESDRQVSAMAESVRTKVKEEDALHPTGTEGWETGQWVLLDYGEVVAHLFLAETRAFYDLEGLWADAPREKLA from the coding sequence ATGGCACTGAAGAAGAAGAAGACGAGTTCGCCCAAGGCGAAGAGTGGCGCGAAGAAGGCGACGGGCGCGCGCAAGGCCCCGGCGGCGAAGAAGCCGGCGGCGCGCAAGAAGACCAGCCCCCTGAAGCCACCGCGCAGGAAGAAGGCGCTCCTCAAGGCGGCACCCGAGGTCGAGGCTCCCGCCGAGAACCCTCAGGCCAAGGCGCTGGCGCACAAGGTGGCCCGGCTGCTGCTCGACAAGAAGGCCACCGAGGTGCTGGTGCTGGACGTGCGCGGCATGGCCTCGTACGCCGACTACATCGTCCTGGCCTCGGGCGAGAGCGACCGCCAGGTGAGCGCCATGGCGGAGAGCGTCCGCACCAAGGTGAAGGAAGAGGACGCGCTGCACCCCACGGGCACCGAGGGCTGGGAGACGGGCCAGTGGGTGCTGCTCGACTACGGCGAGGTGGTGGCGCACCTGTTCCTCGCCGAGACGCGCGCCTTCTATGACCTCGAGGGCCTCTGGGCGGACGCGCCTCGGGAGAAGCTCGCCTGA
- a CDS encoding 23S rRNA (pseudouridine(1915)-N(3))-methyltransferase RlmH, protein MKVRLLSVGKDRSGLFEPGVREYASRLAHYTRFELVELPEASGKKLKPGDAKAAEAEAILSRRKPQDWLVAMDERGKQLDSVELSRYVAKAQDGAKDLYFVIGGDEGLDDTVRQAAHLTLSLSRMTLPHRMARLVLIEQIYRAFTLLKGEPYHK, encoded by the coding sequence CTGAAGGTAAGGCTGCTGTCGGTGGGCAAGGACCGCTCGGGCCTGTTCGAGCCCGGGGTGCGCGAGTACGCCTCGCGCCTTGCCCACTACACCCGCTTCGAGCTGGTGGAATTGCCGGAGGCGAGCGGCAAGAAGCTCAAGCCGGGAGATGCGAAGGCGGCCGAGGCCGAGGCCATCCTGAGCCGCCGCAAGCCCCAGGACTGGCTGGTGGCGATGGACGAGCGCGGCAAGCAGCTCGACTCGGTGGAGCTCAGCCGCTACGTGGCCAAGGCGCAGGATGGCGCCAAGGACCTGTACTTCGTCATCGGCGGGGACGAGGGGCTGGACGACACGGTGCGCCAGGCCGCGCACCTCACGCTCTCCCTGTCGCGGATGACGCTGCCGCACCGGATGGCCCGGCTGGTGCTCATCGAACAGATCTACCGGGCGTTCACCCTCCTCAAAGGTGAGCCGTACCACAAGTGA
- a CDS encoding RNA ligase RtcB family protein gives MMTAPTSTPPSAQVRIIASSQSWVEGEAVRQLEAVARSPGMRLAVGLPDLHPGKGAPVGAAFASEGLLYPYLVGNDIGCGMGLWDVDLLARKAKAERWAARLDLEGPWDGDTDGFLAEHGVKASGFEMALGTVGGGNHFAEIQRVDAVHDGKTFDALGLKGERLLLLVHSGSRGLGEATLRAHVDRHGAGGLAQDSADARKYLTRHDHAVEWGRANRALVARRMLDGIGATGRRVLDVCHNSVTPLKLEGCACWLHRKGAAPWDQGPVVIPGSRGSLSYLVLPVGDGSASAYSLAHGAGRKWNRTNARERMRERFSAESLTRTSFKSHVICEDRDLLFEEAPPAYKPIDRVVTDLVEAGLVRVVATLAPVLTYKTRAHARS, from the coding sequence ATGATGACCGCGCCCACTTCGACTCCCCCGAGTGCCCAAGTCCGCATCATCGCCTCCTCGCAATCGTGGGTCGAAGGCGAAGCCGTCCGACAGCTCGAAGCCGTGGCGCGATCTCCCGGAATGCGCCTGGCGGTGGGCTTGCCAGACCTCCACCCAGGCAAGGGAGCACCGGTGGGCGCCGCGTTTGCCTCCGAGGGTCTGCTCTATCCGTACCTGGTGGGCAATGACATCGGCTGTGGGATGGGGCTGTGGGACGTGGATCTGCTGGCGCGCAAGGCGAAAGCAGAGCGGTGGGCAGCGAGGCTGGACCTGGAGGGGCCGTGGGACGGGGACACGGATGGCTTCCTGGCCGAGCACGGGGTGAAGGCCTCGGGATTCGAGATGGCGCTGGGCACGGTGGGCGGGGGCAACCACTTCGCGGAGATACAGCGGGTGGACGCGGTGCATGACGGGAAGACGTTCGATGCGCTGGGGCTGAAGGGGGAGCGGTTGCTGCTGCTGGTGCATTCCGGCTCACGCGGCCTGGGCGAGGCGACGCTGAGAGCCCATGTGGACCGGCACGGTGCGGGAGGGCTGGCGCAGGACTCGGCGGATGCGCGGAAGTACCTGACGCGGCATGACCACGCGGTGGAATGGGGCCGAGCGAATCGCGCGCTGGTGGCCCGGCGGATGTTGGATGGGATTGGCGCCACTGGCCGGCGCGTCTTGGATGTGTGCCACAACAGCGTCACCCCGTTGAAGCTGGAGGGCTGTGCCTGCTGGCTGCACCGCAAGGGCGCGGCGCCCTGGGACCAGGGACCGGTGGTGATTCCCGGCAGCCGCGGCTCGCTGAGCTACCTGGTGCTTCCGGTGGGAGATGGCTCCGCGAGCGCGTACAGCCTGGCGCACGGCGCCGGCCGCAAGTGGAACCGCACCAACGCGCGTGAGCGGATGCGCGAGCGCTTCAGCGCCGAGTCCCTCACCCGCACCTCCTTCAAGAGTCACGTCATCTGCGAGGACCGCGACCTGCTCTTCGAGGAGGCGCCGCCCGCGTACAAGCCCATCGACCGCGTGGTGACGGACCTGGTGGAGGCGGGCCTCGTCCGGGTGGTGGCCACGCTGGCCCCCGTGCTCACGTACAAGACACGCGCCCACGCGCGCTCGTAA
- the gpmI gene encoding 2,3-bisphosphoglycerate-independent phosphoglycerate mutase, which yields MKPAHKVLLCILDGWGIRKEREDNAILLAGTPQLERISHGYPFTELQTAGLAVGLPEGQMGNSEVGHTNIGAGRIVYQDLVRINRAAASGELGSNPVIRAAMDKAKSEGKAFHLLGLVSPGGVHSSMEHLYALLKAARERGLPQVYIHAFLDGRDTPPQSALGYVEELERFLKETHAARIATVGGRYYGMDRDKRWDRVKLAYDALVFGQGPKAPDALSAIRASYAEKVTDEFVKPTIISQGDGTPVGRIQDGDVVMFFNFRADRAREMTRALAYSDFKEFDRGGLKLGRYVCMTQYDETFDLPVAYGPEQPQEIFPEVLAREGLKQFRTAETEKYAHVTFFFNGGREVVYPGEERHLVPSPRDVKTYDLKPEMAAHEVTSELVRRIDSGKYDFALVNFANPDMVGHSGNLDAAMKAVKAVDECLGQLGDACARNGWVLAISADHGNCEQMKDLVTGEPHTAHTLNPVPFYLIHPAFRGQKLRPGVLADIAPTLCKVMGLPQPKEMNRQGLF from the coding sequence ATGAAACCAGCGCACAAGGTCCTGCTCTGCATCCTGGATGGATGGGGCATCCGCAAGGAGCGCGAGGACAACGCGATCCTCCTGGCCGGAACCCCTCAGCTCGAACGCATCTCGCACGGCTACCCCTTCACCGAGCTACAGACCGCCGGCCTCGCGGTGGGCCTGCCCGAAGGGCAGATGGGCAACTCGGAGGTCGGCCACACCAACATCGGCGCCGGCCGGATCGTCTACCAGGACCTGGTGCGCATCAACCGGGCCGCCGCCTCGGGGGAGCTGGGCAGCAACCCCGTCATCCGCGCCGCCATGGACAAGGCCAAGTCCGAGGGCAAGGCCTTCCACCTGCTGGGGCTCGTCTCTCCGGGCGGGGTCCACTCCTCGATGGAACACCTGTACGCGCTGCTCAAGGCGGCGCGCGAGCGGGGCCTGCCCCAGGTCTACATCCACGCCTTCCTGGACGGGCGCGACACGCCGCCCCAGAGCGCGCTGGGCTACGTGGAGGAGCTGGAGCGCTTCCTCAAGGAGACGCACGCCGCGCGCATCGCCACCGTGGGCGGGCGCTACTACGGCATGGACCGCGACAAGCGGTGGGACCGCGTGAAGCTGGCCTATGACGCCCTGGTGTTCGGGCAGGGCCCCAAGGCGCCCGACGCGCTGTCGGCCATCCGCGCCTCGTACGCGGAGAAGGTGACCGACGAGTTCGTCAAACCCACCATCATCAGCCAGGGCGACGGCACCCCCGTGGGCCGCATCCAGGATGGCGACGTGGTGATGTTCTTCAACTTCCGCGCGGACCGCGCCCGAGAGATGACGCGTGCGCTGGCCTACTCGGACTTCAAGGAGTTCGACCGGGGTGGGCTCAAGCTGGGGCGCTACGTCTGCATGACCCAGTACGACGAGACGTTCGACCTGCCCGTGGCCTACGGGCCGGAGCAGCCGCAGGAGATCTTCCCCGAGGTGCTGGCGCGCGAGGGCCTCAAGCAGTTCCGCACCGCGGAGACGGAGAAGTACGCGCACGTGACGTTCTTCTTCAACGGCGGCCGCGAGGTGGTCTACCCCGGCGAGGAGCGGCACCTGGTGCCCTCGCCGCGCGACGTGAAGACGTATGACTTGAAGCCGGAGATGGCGGCGCACGAGGTGACGTCCGAGCTCGTGCGGCGCATCGACTCGGGCAAGTACGACTTCGCCCTGGTGAACTTCGCCAACCCGGACATGGTGGGCCACAGCGGAAACCTGGACGCCGCCATGAAGGCCGTGAAGGCGGTGGATGAGTGCCTGGGGCAGCTCGGGGACGCGTGCGCGCGCAACGGCTGGGTGCTCGCCATCTCCGCCGACCATGGCAACTGCGAGCAGATGAAGGACCTGGTAACAGGCGAGCCGCACACCGCGCACACGCTCAACCCGGTGCCCTTCTATCTCATCCACCCGGCCTTCCGCGGGCAGAAGCTGCGCCCCGGCGTGCTGGCGGACATCGCCCCCACGCTCTGCAAGGTGATGGGGTTGCCTCAGCCCAAGGAGATGAACCGCCAGGGCCTCTTCTGA
- a CDS encoding phosphoribosyltransferase family protein — translation MLLRPEMRFRDSSLLRGLLELVYPPACLACARVLPVSAAFCETCDTALERVPPTCCRTCAEPGAFPSNKCPRCHLHPPPFSRAWAPFAHEGPVARAIHRFKYEDHPELARPLAELLAEEARNFLSRAPALLVALPLHTRRFRERRFDQTQLLAGALAKATSRQAPVGLLTRARETQRQVGLSEVERSQNVAEAFVASPAVAGQGLLLIDDVFTTGATTRAAAEALRAAGASAIEVLTLARAYRLT, via the coding sequence ATGCTTCTCCGGCCGGAGATGCGCTTCCGAGACTCATCGCTCCTCCGAGGGCTGCTGGAGTTGGTGTACCCACCCGCGTGCCTGGCCTGCGCGCGGGTACTGCCTGTCAGCGCCGCCTTCTGCGAGACGTGTGACACCGCCCTGGAGCGCGTGCCTCCGACCTGCTGTCGCACGTGCGCGGAGCCGGGTGCATTTCCCTCCAACAAGTGCCCTCGCTGCCACCTCCACCCGCCGCCCTTCTCGCGGGCCTGGGCGCCCTTCGCTCATGAAGGCCCCGTGGCTCGCGCCATCCACCGCTTCAAATATGAGGACCACCCCGAGCTGGCCCGCCCCCTCGCGGAGCTGCTCGCGGAGGAGGCCCGTAACTTCCTCTCCCGGGCTCCCGCGCTGCTCGTGGCGCTGCCGCTGCACACGCGCCGCTTCCGAGAGCGCCGCTTCGACCAGACGCAGCTGCTCGCGGGCGCTCTCGCCAAGGCCACCTCGCGCCAGGCCCCCGTGGGCCTCCTCACCCGCGCCCGTGAGACGCAGCGCCAGGTGGGGCTCTCCGAGGTGGAGCGCTCCCAGAACGTGGCCGAGGCCTTCGTCGCCTCCCCCGCCGTCGCCGGCCAGGGCCTGCTGCTCATCGACGACGTCTTCACCACTGGCGCCACCACCCGCGCCGCCGCTGAGGCCCTCAGGGCCGCTGGCGCCTCCGCCATCGAGGTGCTCACCCTCGCCCGCGCCTACCGCCTTACGTGA
- a CDS encoding chemotaxis protein CheW — MTLALVPDEAERYSTFLLGGEHYAIPSGCVRQALEDVAVTHVAAAPRFMRGALGFSGHKVPVVDLGSRLGQAFCSTAARTGVLVVEVHRDGQPMLLGLTVDTFGAPVHLSPREVVSAPSFGVTSYMDSFIAGMGRHGEGLVLLLDVDRILSSSELLAADEFAACAEVSHRPAPRKGLHPV, encoded by the coding sequence ATGACGCTGGCACTGGTGCCGGATGAGGCTGAGCGGTACTCCACCTTCCTGCTGGGCGGGGAGCACTACGCCATTCCCTCGGGCTGTGTTCGCCAGGCCCTCGAGGATGTCGCGGTCACCCATGTGGCCGCCGCGCCTCGCTTCATGCGCGGGGCCCTCGGCTTCTCCGGACACAAGGTCCCCGTGGTGGACCTGGGCTCGCGGCTGGGCCAGGCGTTCTGCTCCACCGCCGCGCGCACGGGCGTGCTCGTCGTCGAGGTCCACCGTGACGGCCAGCCCATGCTGCTGGGCCTCACGGTGGACACCTTCGGCGCGCCGGTACACCTGAGCCCGCGCGAGGTGGTGTCGGCGCCCTCCTTCGGAGTCACCAGCTACATGGACTCCTTCATCGCCGGCATGGGCCGCCATGGCGAGGGGCTCGTCCTGCTCCTGGACGTGGACCGCATCCTCTCCTCTTCCGAGTTGCTGGCGGCCGACGAGTTCGCCGCCTGCGCCGAGGTGTCGCACCGCCCTGCTCCCCGGAAGGGCCTGCACCCGGTCTGA